CCGCGCCAAGTACCTGCTGCTGGACACCGACCGGGGCGACAGCGCCCTGCTGCACCTGGGCATGTCCGGGATGCTGCGGGTACTGCCGCCGGAAACGCCGGTGAACACCCACGACCATGTCGACATCAGCCTGGATTCGGGCCGGGTACTGCGCTTCACCGACCCGCGCCGTTTCGGCTGCCTGCTGTGGCAGCCGGCCGGCACCGTGCACGAACTGCTGCAGGACCTGGGTCCCGAGCCGCTGTCCGGGGACTTCGACGGCGACTGGCTATACGCCCGCAGCCGTGGCCGCAGCGCACCGGTGAAGGCATTCCTGATGGACCAGCGGATCGTGGTCGGCGTGGGCAACATCTATGCGGCCGAGAGCCTTTTCCGCGCCGGCATCTCGCCGCTGCGGGCGGCCGGCAAGGTCTCCCGTGCCCGCTACATCGCCCTGGCCGATGCGGTGAAGGAAATCCTCGGCTACGCCATCACCCGCGGCGGCACCACCCTGCGCGACTTCCTCAATCCGGACGGCGCGCCGGGATATTTCGAGCAGGAGCTGGCGGTCTACGGCCGCGGCGGCCTGCCCTGCCCGGCCTGCGGCACGCCGCTGCGCGAGGCCAGCATCGGCCAGCGCACCAGTGCCTGGTGCCCACGCTGCCAGCGTTGACGGCTGCAGGGGACGCCGCCACGGTTTGCTGAACAGGGAGATTCCGCCCCGCCTGCCGCGGCGGGCCGCCCGTGCGCCGGATGCTTAATATGGCGCGCCAATCCCCCTTACCGATCGCGCCCATGCACAGACGCCAGTTCCTGGGCCGCACGGCTGCCGTACTCGCCGCCGCGGGCCTGCCACTTCCGCTGTTCACCGCCGCCGCCGCGCCGGTGCCGTTGGGCAACCGCCATCCCTTCGACTATGCCTGGCTCAAGGGCCATGCCCGAGCCCTGGCCGGACGCCCGTACCAGCCGCGCAGCGGGTCGCTGCCGCCGTCGGTCGCGTCGCTGGACTGGGACCAGTACCAGTCGATCGGCTTCCGCCAGGACCATGCGCTGTGGGGCGACCTGCCAGGATCGAAGTTCCAGGCCAAGTTCTTCCACCTGGGCCTGTACTTCAAGCGCGCGGTGCGCATGTTCGAGGTCGCCGGCGGCCAGGCGCAGGAACTGGCCTACGACCCGGGCATGTTCGACTACGGCCGCAGCGGCCTCGACGGCAAGCGCCTGCCGAAGGACCTGGGCTTCGCCGGTTTCCGCCTGAACTCCACCGACGACCTGACCCGCGACTGGGCCGCCTTCCTCGGCGCCAGCTATTTCCGCGCGGTCGGCTCGAGCATGCAGTACGGCCTGTCGGCGCGCGGCCTGGCGGTCGACACCGGCATGCCGCGCCCGGAGGAATTCCCGGACTTCACCGCGTTCTGGCTGGAGCGCCCGCAGCCGGGCTCGGAGACCCTGGTGGTCTACGCCCTGCTCGATTCGCCCAGCGTCGCCGGCGCCTACCGCTTCGCCATCACCCGGGGCGAGCCGCTGGTGATGGACGTGGACGCGGCGCTGTACCCGCGCAAGGAGATCGAGCGCCTGGGCATCGCCCCGGCGACCAGCATGTACCAGGTCGGCGAGAACGACCGGCGCATGGACTGGGACTGGCGCCCGGAGATCCACGACACCGACGGCCTGGCCATGTACACCGGCAGCGGTGAATGGATCTGGCGTCCGCTGGGCAATCCCGAGCACCTGCGCTTCAACGCCTTCGCCGACGACAACCCGCGCGGCTTCGGGCTGCTGCAGCGCGACCGCAACTTCGACCATTACCAGGACGACGGTGTCTTCTACGAGAAGCGCCCGAGCCTGTGGGTGGAGCCCAAGCACGGCTGGGGCAAGGGTTCGGTGCAGCTGGTCGAGATCCCCACCGTCGACGAGACCTTCGACAACATCGTCGCGTTCTGGAACCCGCAGGCCAGGCCGCAGCCGGGCCAGGAGCTGCTGTTCGGCTACCGCCTGTTCTGGGGCGAGCACGCGCCTGCGCGTCCGCAGCTGGCCGAATGCGTGGCTACCCGCACCGGCCTGGGTGGGGTGATCGGCAAGAAGCGCGAGTACTTCTCCTGGCGCTTCGCGGTGGATTTCGCCGGTGGCGAACTGGCCGCGCTGGCCGCGTCCAATGCCGAGGTCGAGGCGGTGGTCGAAACCAGCCGCGGCCGCCTGGAGACCATCTCGGCGCGTCCGCTGCATGCCATCAACGGCTACCGCGCGATGTTCGACGTGGTGCCGCCGGACGAGTCCACCACCCAGGTCGACATCCGCCTCTACCTGCGCCACAAGGGCCGCGCCCTGACCGAGACCTGGCTGTACCAGTGGAACCCGCCGCCGCCGGCGCAACGGATCCTCTACTGAGGCAATGCCGGAAACGGGCCGCGCAATGCGCGGCCCGCCTGTTTCCATCCGCCCTCGCCGGGTACCGGCCTCAGGCCGGCAGGGCTTCCCGGATCAGGTCGGTGAACTGGCCGAGCCGGAACGGCTTCTGCAGGAAGCGCGTGCCGGCCGGCAGCGGCGCCAGCTGGTAGCGCGGATGCCCCGAGGCGAGGATCACCCGTGCCTCCGGGTGCCGCTCCAGCAGCGTCGCCGCCAGCGCCAGCCCGTCCACGCCGCCGGGCATGTGGATGTCGCTGAAGAGCACGTCGCACGGCCATTCCTCGAGGATGCGCAGCGCCGCGTTGCCATCGTCGGCCGTGCGCACCTCCATGCCCATGTCCTGCAGCACGTCGCACAGCAGGTCCCTCAGCTCGAACTGGTCCTCGACCAGCAGCACCTTCGCCGGCGCGCTCATGCCGCGCCGTCCCGCGCGGCCGGGCAGGTCGCCACGCGCTTGTTGTCCATGCCCATCAATGGTCCCCTGTCGCTTCGCTCAAACCCGCACAGCTTGGGGATCGCGCGTGAAGACGGCGTAGACAGCCGCCTCGCTACCATCCCGCGTTTTCACATGTACGGAGCCGCCAGGGGAGATGGACAACCAGGGGAACGTGACCGGACGTGATTCCGGCATTCTCGCCGTCGCAGTGCTGCTTGCCGCCGCGACCATCGGCCTGGAACTCGTCGTACCCCTGGGTTACACGATCTGGCTGGTCTATTTCCTGGCGATCGGCACGACCATCTTCCAGCGCCGCGCCTGGGTGCCGCTCGGCGTGGCCGGCCTGGCCTGCGTGCTGCTGGTGATCGGCTTCAATCTCGCCCCATCCAGCGACAACTCCGCCTTCTCCGTGGTCAACCGCTCCATGGGCGCGGTCTGTTTCGCGACCACGGCGCTGATCGTCAGCCAGGCCATCCGCACACGGCACCAGGCCGAGCGCGCGCTGTGGCTGCAGCAGGCGGACAACGCCGTGGCCCTGGCCCTGCAGGGCGACCTGAGCCCGGGTGCCGTGGCCGAAGCCGCGCTGCGCGAACTGTGCAAGCTCACCGGCGCCCAGACCGGCGTGCTCTACCAGCTGGGCCAGGAGCAGCTGACCCTGGTCGGCGGCGTGGCCCTGGCGCGCAACGTGCCCGAGTCCATTCCCTCCGGCGTTGGCCAGCTGTGGGAGATCGTCATCCGGCCCGAACCGCGCATAGTGCGCGGCCTGGATGCCGCCCACGTGGCGGTGGAGTCGGCCCTGGGTGAGAGCCCGGCGCGCGAGCTGCTGCTGGCCCCGGTCACCGCCGATGGCGTGGTCAATGGCGCGCTCGAGCTGGGCCGCACCACCCACCTGGCCAACCAGGAACTGGCGCTGGAGCTGATGCGCCGCTGCGCCGAGAAGATCGGCATCGCCCTGCGCACCGCGCGCCTGCGCGCCGAGCTGATCGAGCTGCTGGAGGAAACCCAGCGCCAGAGCGAGGAGCTGCAGGCGCAGCAGGAAGAACTGCGGGTGGCCAACGAGGAGCTGGAGGAGCAGAGCCGCACCCTGCAGCAGTCGCAGGCCAACCTCGAGGAGCAGCAGGCGGAGCTGGAGGCGACCAACGTCCAGCTGGAGGAGCGCACCCACGAACTGGAGGCGCAGCGCCAGTACCTGATCGCCGCCCGCGATGACCTGCTGCGCAGCCGCGCCGAGCTGGCCGCGGCCTCCCGCTACAAGTCCGAGTTCCTGGCCAACATGTCGCACGAGCTGCGCACGCCGCTCAACAGCGCGCTGATCCTGGCGCGGCTGCTGGCCGAGAACCGCGAAGGCACGCTCAACGAGGAGCAGGTCAAGTACGCGCGTGCGATCCACTCGGCCAACAACGACCTGCTGGCGCTCATCAACGACATCCTCGACCTGTCGCGGATCGAGGCCGGCCACGTCGAGCTGGTGGACGAGACCCTGCACACCCCGCAGCTGGTGGAGCGCCTGCGCGAGACC
This genomic interval from Pseudoxanthomonas suwonensis 11-1 contains the following:
- the mutM gene encoding bifunctional DNA-formamidopyrimidine glycosylase/DNA-(apurinic or apyrimidinic site) lyase, with amino-acid sequence MPELPEVETTRRGLAPHVEGRRVTTVTLRRPDLRWPIPREVVEELPGRRIAAVRRRAKYLLLDTDRGDSALLHLGMSGMLRVLPPETPVNTHDHVDISLDSGRVLRFTDPRRFGCLLWQPAGTVHELLQDLGPEPLSGDFDGDWLYARSRGRSAPVKAFLMDQRIVVGVGNIYAAESLFRAGISPLRAAGKVSRARYIALADAVKEILGYAITRGGTTLRDFLNPDGAPGYFEQELAVYGRGGLPCPACGTPLREASIGQRTSAWCPRCQR
- a CDS encoding glucan biosynthesis protein; translated protein: MHRRQFLGRTAAVLAAAGLPLPLFTAAAAPVPLGNRHPFDYAWLKGHARALAGRPYQPRSGSLPPSVASLDWDQYQSIGFRQDHALWGDLPGSKFQAKFFHLGLYFKRAVRMFEVAGGQAQELAYDPGMFDYGRSGLDGKRLPKDLGFAGFRLNSTDDLTRDWAAFLGASYFRAVGSSMQYGLSARGLAVDTGMPRPEEFPDFTAFWLERPQPGSETLVVYALLDSPSVAGAYRFAITRGEPLVMDVDAALYPRKEIERLGIAPATSMYQVGENDRRMDWDWRPEIHDTDGLAMYTGSGEWIWRPLGNPEHLRFNAFADDNPRGFGLLQRDRNFDHYQDDGVFYEKRPSLWVEPKHGWGKGSVQLVEIPTVDETFDNIVAFWNPQARPQPGQELLFGYRLFWGEHAPARPQLAECVATRTGLGGVIGKKREYFSWRFAVDFAGGELAALAASNAEVEAVVETSRGRLETISARPLHAINGYRAMFDVVPPDESTTQVDIRLYLRHKGRALTETWLYQWNPPPPAQRILY
- a CDS encoding response regulator, whose translation is MSAPAKVLLVEDQFELRDLLCDVLQDMGMEVRTADDGNAALRILEEWPCDVLFSDIHMPGGVDGLALAATLLERHPEARVILASGHPRYQLAPLPAGTRFLQKPFRLGQFTDLIREALPA